A single genomic interval of Lathyrus oleraceus cultivar Zhongwan6 chromosome 7, CAAS_Psat_ZW6_1.0, whole genome shotgun sequence harbors:
- the LOC127106454 gene encoding serine carboxypeptidase-like 20 yields MIPYHKNLTSKGYSALIFSGDHDMCVPFTGTEAWTRSLGYKIVDEWRPWLINDQVAGFIQGYANNLTFLTIKGAGHTVPEYKPEEALYFYKHFLDGTPI; encoded by the exons ATGATTCCTTACCACAAGAATCTTACTTCAAAAGGATACTCAGCATTGATATTTAG TGGTGATCATGACATGTGTGTCCCATTTACCGGAACGGAAGCATGGACAAGATCACTTGGATATAAGATTGTTGATGAATGGAGACCATGGTTAATCAATGATCAAGTTGCAGG GTTTATACAAGGATATGCCAACAATCTCACATTTCTGACTATAAAG GGAGCTGGACATACTGTTCCAGAATATAAACCAGAGGAGGCATTGTACTTTTACAAACATTTTTTGGATGGAACTCCTATATAA